A genomic window from Pseudocitrobacter corydidari includes:
- the envZ gene encoding two-component system sensor histidine kinase EnvZ, translated as MRRLRFSPRSSFARTLLLIVTLLFVSLVTTYLVVLNFAILPSLQQFNKVLAYEVRMLMTDKLELEDGTQLVVPPAFRREIYRELGISLYSDEAAEEAGLRWAQHYEFLSQQMATQLGGPTEVRVEVNKSSPVVWLKTWLSPNIWVRVPLTEIHQGDFSPLFRYTLAIMLLAIGGAWLFIRIQNRPLVDLEHAALQVGKGMIPPPLREYGASEVRSVTRAFNHMAAGVKQLADDRTLLMAGVSHDLRTPLTRIRLATEMMGEQDGYLAESINKDIEECNAIIEQFIDYLRTGQEMPMEMADLNAVLGEVIAAESGYEREIETDLQAGEILLRMHPLSIKRALANMVVNAARYGNGWIKVSSGSELNRAWFQVEDNGPGIKPEQRKHLFQPFVRGDSARSTSGTGLGLAIVQRIIDNHNGLLEIDTSERGGLLIRAWLPVPVAHVHGPVKES; from the coding sequence ATGAGGCGATTGCGCTTCTCACCGCGAAGTTCGTTTGCCCGCACGTTGTTGCTGATTGTCACCTTGCTGTTTGTCAGCCTGGTGACAACCTACCTTGTGGTGCTGAACTTCGCGATTTTGCCAAGCCTCCAGCAGTTTAATAAGGTCCTCGCTTACGAAGTCCGTATGTTGATGACCGATAAACTTGAGCTGGAGGACGGTACGCAGCTGGTGGTGCCGCCTGCGTTCCGTCGCGAAATTTACCGCGAACTTGGTATCTCGCTCTATTCCGATGAAGCGGCGGAAGAGGCGGGGCTGCGCTGGGCGCAGCATTACGAATTTTTAAGCCAGCAGATGGCGACGCAACTGGGTGGCCCGACGGAAGTGCGCGTCGAGGTTAACAAAAGCTCGCCTGTCGTCTGGCTGAAAACCTGGTTGTCTCCCAACATCTGGGTGCGTGTTCCCCTTACCGAAATCCATCAGGGCGACTTCTCGCCGCTGTTCCGATACACACTCGCGATCATGCTGCTGGCAATAGGCGGTGCGTGGCTGTTTATCCGTATTCAGAACCGACCCTTAGTTGACCTCGAACATGCCGCGCTACAGGTTGGTAAAGGGATGATCCCGCCGCCGCTGCGCGAATATGGCGCGTCGGAAGTGCGTTCGGTAACCCGCGCCTTTAACCATATGGCCGCAGGCGTGAAACAGCTGGCCGATGACCGTACCTTGCTGATGGCGGGCGTCAGTCACGATCTGCGCACGCCGCTCACCCGCATTCGTCTGGCGACGGAGATGATGGGCGAGCAGGACGGCTATCTGGCGGAATCGATCAATAAAGATATCGAAGAGTGCAACGCGATCATCGAACAGTTCATCGATTACCTGCGCACCGGGCAGGAGATGCCGATGGAGATGGCGGATCTCAACGCGGTGCTCGGTGAAGTGATCGCCGCTGAAAGTGGTTATGAGCGCGAGATTGAAACGGATTTGCAGGCTGGCGAAATTCTGCTGCGAATGCATCCGCTCTCCATCAAGCGTGCGCTGGCCAATATGGTGGTGAACGCCGCGCGCTACGGCAACGGCTGGATCAAAGTCAGCAGCGGCAGCGAACTCAATCGCGCCTGGTTCCAGGTGGAAGATAACGGCCCGGGAATTAAACCCGAGCAGCGCAAGCACCTGTTCCAGCCGTTTGTGCGCGGCGACAGCGCGCGCAGCACCAGCGGCACGGGGCTTGGGTTGGCAATCGTACAGCGTATTATCGACAACCATAACGGTTTGCTGGAAATTGACACCAGCGAGCGCGGCGGCCTGCTGATTCGCGCCTGGCTCCCGGTTCCGGTGGCGCATGTGCATGGGCCGGTGAAAGAGAGTTAG
- the pckA gene encoding phosphoenolpyruvate carboxykinase (ATP), which produces MRNGLTPQDLKAYGINDAQEIVYNPDYDTLYQEELDPNLEGYERGVLTNLGAINVDTGIFTGRSPKDKYIVRDDTTRDTVWWSDKGKGKNDNKPLSQETWQHLKGLVSKQLSGKRLFIIDAFCGANEDTRLSVRFITEVAWQAHFVKNMFIRPTEEELVTFKPDFIVMNGAKCTNPQWKEQGLNSENFIAFNLTERIQLIGGTWYGGEMKKGMFSIMNYLLPLKGIASMHCSANVGEKGDVAVFFGLSGTGKTTLSTDPKRRLIGDDEHGWDDDGVFNFEGGCYAKTIKLSKEAEPEIYNAIRRDALLENVVVRADGTIDFDDNSKTENTRVSYPIYHIDNIVKPISKAGHATKVIFLTADAFGVLPPVSRLTADQTQYHFLSGFTAKLAGTERGVNEPTPTFSSCFGAAFLSLHPTQYAEVLVKRMKASGAQAYLVNTGWNGTGKRISIKDTRAIIDAILNGSLDNAETFTLPMFDLQIPTELPGVDTHILDPRNTYGSPEQWQEKATALAKLFIENFEKYTDTPAGAALVSAGPKL; this is translated from the coding sequence ATGCGCAATGGTTTAACTCCGCAGGATCTCAAGGCTTATGGTATCAACGACGCACAGGAGATTGTCTACAATCCGGATTACGACACGCTGTATCAGGAAGAACTTGATCCTAACCTGGAAGGTTACGAGCGTGGCGTCCTGACCAATCTTGGTGCTATCAACGTCGACACCGGTATCTTCACCGGCCGTTCCCCGAAAGATAAATATATCGTCCGTGACGATACCACGCGTGATACCGTTTGGTGGTCTGATAAAGGCAAAGGAAAGAACGACAACAAGCCGCTCTCTCAGGAAACCTGGCAGCACCTGAAAGGACTCGTTTCAAAACAACTTTCTGGTAAGCGTCTGTTTATTATCGACGCTTTCTGTGGCGCGAACGAAGATACCCGTCTTTCCGTGCGCTTCATCACCGAAGTGGCCTGGCAGGCGCACTTTGTCAAAAACATGTTTATTCGCCCAACCGAAGAAGAACTGGTAACCTTTAAACCAGACTTTATCGTGATGAACGGCGCGAAATGCACCAACCCGCAGTGGAAAGAACAGGGTCTGAACTCTGAGAACTTCATTGCCTTTAACCTGACCGAGCGCATTCAATTGATTGGCGGCACCTGGTACGGCGGCGAAATGAAAAAAGGGATGTTCTCTATCATGAACTACCTGCTGCCGCTGAAGGGCATCGCGTCAATGCACTGCTCGGCAAACGTTGGCGAGAAAGGCGATGTGGCGGTCTTCTTTGGTCTTTCCGGCACCGGCAAAACCACGCTGTCCACCGACCCGAAACGTCGCCTGATTGGCGATGACGAGCACGGCTGGGATGACGATGGCGTCTTCAACTTCGAAGGCGGCTGCTACGCGAAAACCATCAAGCTTTCCAAAGAAGCGGAACCGGAAATCTACAACGCGATCCGCCGCGATGCGCTGCTGGAAAACGTGGTCGTACGTGCCGATGGCACCATCGATTTTGACGATAACTCGAAAACCGAGAACACCCGCGTTTCCTACCCGATTTATCACATCGATAATATCGTCAAGCCGATTTCCAAAGCGGGCCACGCGACCAAAGTTATCTTCCTGACGGCGGATGCGTTTGGCGTACTGCCGCCGGTTTCTCGTCTGACCGCTGACCAGACGCAGTACCACTTCCTGTCTGGCTTTACCGCCAAACTGGCCGGTACCGAGCGTGGCGTCAACGAACCGACCCCAACCTTCTCCTCCTGCTTCGGTGCGGCATTCCTGTCGCTGCACCCGACGCAGTACGCGGAAGTGCTGGTGAAACGCATGAAAGCCTCTGGCGCGCAGGCGTACCTGGTCAACACCGGCTGGAACGGCACCGGCAAACGTATCTCTATCAAAGATACCCGCGCCATTATCGACGCCATCCTGAACGGTTCGCTGGATAACGCAGAAACCTTCACCCTGCCGATGTTCGATTTGCAGATCCCAACCGAGCTGCCGGGCGTGGATACGCATATTCTCGACCCGCGTAACACCTACGGTTCCCCGGAACAGTGGCAGGAAAAAGCCACCGCGCTGGCAAAACTGTTTATCGAGAACTTCGAGAAATACACCGATACCCCGGCTGGCGCCGCGCTGGTAAGCGCTGGGCCAAAGCTGTAA
- a CDS encoding DUF4153 domain-containing protein → MDNVELSRPTRWGMMATGLIQGLVCYLLLNWLAPHNNGWLFYGVPATVALSSTLLFAVVSFKQKRLWGWLAVVFIAVLGLSGWIKWQSEGLDSWSQHRLFESYSGYLLLMVMLLLPWIQLNLNPRAAITRYARFYDLAWHNVLTLLVIAVANGLTWLVLLLWGELFKLVGIHFFKDLFFDAECFTYVATGLITALAVILSRTQSRLISSIQKLFTLIATGLLPLVALLTLLFIVTLPFTGLSAISRHVSAAGLLSMLAFLLLLLMAIVRDPHKTSLPYTVVLRCLIKTALLIAPVYVLISAWALWLRVNQYGWTPDRIHGALMVIVLLVWSLGYFISIVRQKGRNPLMVQGKVNLAVSLLGLLFVVLLNSPVLDRWRISVNSHMAHYHSGKISADEVTLYLLYSTGRHGREAMESLKNDAEYMKDAQRKRSLLRMLDRESQQLSGKQLAENIAIAPGTSQPDEAFWQLMSEHGYRLASCSEKDACLLASQDLNDDGQPERLFFTFGDEGSMIYAYDSAKKAWAIKGSVKLPQGMTKEQVLRAIGEGKIGAKPKPWRDLTINDETLDTYYGN, encoded by the coding sequence ATGGATAACGTTGAACTTTCCCGCCCCACGCGCTGGGGAATGATGGCCACTGGCCTGATTCAGGGGCTGGTGTGCTACCTGTTGTTAAACTGGCTTGCACCGCATAATAACGGTTGGCTGTTTTATGGTGTGCCCGCGACCGTGGCGCTTTCCTCCACGCTGCTTTTTGCAGTTGTTTCTTTTAAACAGAAGCGGTTGTGGGGCTGGCTGGCGGTGGTGTTTATCGCCGTGCTGGGCTTGAGCGGCTGGATTAAGTGGCAAAGCGAAGGCCTGGACTCCTGGTCGCAACATCGCCTGTTCGAAAGCTACAGTGGATATCTTCTGCTGATGGTAATGCTGTTGCTGCCCTGGATACAGCTAAACCTTAATCCTCGCGCGGCAATCACGCGCTATGCCCGCTTTTATGATCTGGCCTGGCATAACGTTCTGACGCTATTAGTGATAGCGGTCGCCAACGGCCTGACGTGGCTGGTGCTGCTGCTGTGGGGCGAGCTCTTCAAGCTGGTAGGTATTCACTTTTTCAAAGACCTCTTTTTCGATGCCGAATGTTTTACGTATGTGGCTACCGGGCTTATCACGGCGCTGGCGGTGATTCTGTCGCGTACGCAGTCGCGGCTGATTTCGTCCATTCAGAAACTCTTTACGCTAATCGCCACCGGCCTGCTGCCGCTGGTCGCGCTGTTAACGCTGCTCTTTATCGTCACGCTGCCGTTTACCGGCCTGAGCGCCATTTCTCGCCATGTTTCGGCGGCGGGCCTGCTTTCAATGCTGGCGTTCCTGCTGCTACTGCTGATGGCGATTGTCCGCGATCCGCATAAAACGTCACTACCCTATACCGTCGTGCTGCGCTGCCTGATAAAAACCGCACTGCTGATTGCGCCAGTCTATGTGTTGATTTCGGCCTGGGCGCTGTGGCTGCGGGTAAATCAATACGGTTGGACGCCTGACCGTATACACGGCGCGTTGATGGTGATTGTGCTGCTGGTATGGTCGTTGGGATATTTCATCAGTATTGTGCGTCAGAAGGGGCGAAACCCGTTGATGGTGCAGGGAAAGGTGAATCTGGCGGTGTCACTGCTGGGGCTTCTGTTCGTGGTGTTGCTTAACTCACCCGTACTGGACAGATGGCGTATCAGCGTGAACAGCCATATGGCGCATTATCATAGCGGGAAGATTAGCGCCGATGAGGTGACGTTATATTTGCTTTATAGCACGGGTCGTCACGGACGCGAGGCGATGGAGTCGCTTAAAAACGATGCGGAGTATATGAAGGATGCGCAACGTAAGCGTAGTTTGCTGAGGATGCTGGACAGGGAGAGTCAACAATTATCAGGGAAACAGCTGGCAGAAAATATTGCCATTGCACCAGGCACTTCCCAACCTGATGAAGCCTTCTGGCAACTGATGAGTGAACATGGTTATCGGCTTGCCTCCTGTAGTGAAAAAGATGCCTGCTTACTGGCGAGCCAGGATTTAAATGATGATGGCCAGCCTGAACGTCTATTTTTTACTTTCGGGGATGAAGGAAGCATGATTTACGCATACGATTCTGCAAAAAAAGCCTGGGCTATTAAAGGTTCTGTGAAATTACCCCAGGGCATGACGAAAGAGCAGGTTTTGCGTGCGATAGGTGAAGGGAAAATCGGGGCTAAACCAAAACCATGGCGCGACTTAACGATTAATGATGAAACGCTGGATACGTATTACGGCAACTGA
- the hslO gene encoding Hsp33 family molecular chaperone HslO, whose amino-acid sequence MTQHDQLHRYLFENYAVRGELVTVSDTLEQILANHDYPQPVKNVLAELLVATSLLTATLKFAGDITVQLQGDGPMTLAVINGNNQQQLRGVARVQGDIPADADLKALVGNGYLVITITPEEGERYQGVVGLEGDTLAECLEDYFQRSEQLPTRLFIRTGEANGKPAAGGMLLQVMPAQDAQRDDFDHLAALTETIKGEELFTLPANDVLWRLYHEEEVTIYDPQDVEFKCTCSRERCAGALKTLPDEEIDSILADEGEIDMHCDYCGSHYVFNAMDIAEIRNNASPADPQVH is encoded by the coding sequence ATGACTCAACACGATCAATTACATCGCTATCTGTTTGAAAACTACGCCGTCCGTGGCGAACTGGTCACCGTATCAGACACCCTCGAACAGATCCTCGCGAACCACGACTACCCGCAGCCGGTGAAAAACGTGCTGGCCGAGCTGCTGGTTGCCACCAGCCTGCTGACCGCAACGCTGAAGTTCGCTGGCGATATTACCGTTCAGTTGCAGGGCGATGGCCCGATGACGCTGGCCGTGATCAACGGCAATAACCAGCAGCAGCTGCGCGGCGTGGCGCGTGTGCAGGGCGATATTCCTGCCGATGCCGACCTGAAAGCACTGGTGGGCAATGGCTATCTGGTTATCACCATTACCCCGGAAGAAGGCGAGCGCTATCAGGGCGTGGTGGGTCTGGAAGGTGATACGCTGGCGGAATGCCTGGAAGATTACTTCCAGCGTTCTGAACAGCTGCCGACGCGTCTGTTTATCCGCACCGGCGAAGCGAACGGTAAACCAGCGGCGGGCGGTATGTTGTTGCAGGTAATGCCTGCACAGGACGCGCAGCGTGATGATTTCGATCACCTGGCGGCACTGACCGAAACCATCAAAGGCGAAGAGCTGTTCACCCTGCCGGCGAACGATGTGCTGTGGCGTCTGTATCACGAAGAAGAAGTGACGATTTACGACCCGCAGGACGTGGAATTCAAGTGCACCTGCTCCCGTGAGCGCTGCGCTGGCGCGCTGAAAACGCTGCCGGATGAAGAAATCGACAGCATCCTGGCCGATGAAGGCGAAATCGATATGCACTGCGATTACTGCGGTAGCCATTACGTTTTCAACGCCATGGATATTGCGGAAATCCGCAATAATGCTTCTCCGGCAGATCCGCAGGTGCATTAA
- the hslR gene encoding ribosome-associated heat shock protein Hsp15 gives MKEKSVAGVRLDKWLWAARFYKTRALAREMVDGGKVHYNGQRSKPSKIVELNAQITLRQGNDERTVVVKSITEQRRPASEAMLLYEETAESIEKREKVALARKLNALTMPHPDRRPDKKERRDLMRFKYGDSE, from the coding sequence ATGAAAGAGAAGTCCGTAGCGGGCGTTCGGCTGGATAAATGGTTATGGGCCGCGCGTTTCTATAAAACCCGGGCGCTGGCGAGGGAGATGGTTGACGGCGGCAAGGTTCACTATAACGGGCAGCGCAGCAAGCCCAGCAAGATAGTCGAACTCAACGCACAGATAACCTTACGCCAGGGCAACGATGAACGTACCGTCGTGGTGAAAAGCATTACCGAACAGCGCCGCCCGGCAAGCGAAGCCATGCTGCTTTATGAAGAGACAGCGGAAAGCATTGAGAAGCGCGAGAAAGTCGCGCTGGCACGTAAACTCAACGCGCTGACGATGCCCCATCCGGACCGACGCCCGGATAAAAAAGAGCGCCGCGACCTGATGAGATTTAAATATGGCGACAGTGAGTGA